The proteins below are encoded in one region of Segatella copri:
- a CDS encoding bifunctional 3,4-dihydroxy-2-butanone-4-phosphate synthase/GTP cyclohydrolase II — translation MSEIKLNSIEDAVKDFKEGKFVIVVDDEDRENEGDLIIAAEKIDAEKVNFMLKHARGVLCAPITLSRCDELDLPHQVSENTSVLGTPFTITVDKLEGCSTGVSAHDRAETIKALADPNSTPQTFGRPGHINPLYAQDNGVLRRSGHTEAAIDLCKMAGLYPAGALMEIMNEDGTMARLPELMKMAKEWNLKVISIKDMIEYRLKKESLIEVGEEVDMPTEYGHFRLIPFRQSSNGLEHMALIKGEWKEDEPILVRVHSSCATGDILGSKRCDCGQQLHKAMQMIDEAGKGVVVYMQQEGRGIGLMNKIAAYKLQEEGYDTVDANTHLGFKPDERDYGCGAQMLRHLGVHKMRLLTNNPVKRVGLEAYGLEIVENVPIEVVPNKYNERYLKTKRDRMGHTLHLG, via the coding sequence ATGTCAGAAATCAAATTAAATAGCATCGAAGATGCAGTAAAAGACTTCAAGGAAGGAAAGTTCGTCATTGTTGTTGATGACGAAGACCGCGAAAACGAAGGCGACCTCATCATTGCCGCAGAGAAGATAGACGCAGAAAAAGTAAACTTCATGCTGAAACACGCAAGAGGTGTACTCTGTGCCCCTATCACCCTGAGCCGCTGCGATGAGCTCGACTTGCCTCATCAGGTTTCAGAGAACACCTCAGTATTGGGTACACCATTCACCATAACAGTAGATAAACTGGAAGGCTGCTCTACCGGTGTTTCTGCACACGACCGTGCCGAAACCATCAAAGCACTTGCTGACCCGAATTCTACCCCACAGACTTTCGGCAGACCGGGTCACATCAATCCGCTCTACGCACAAGATAACGGAGTATTAAGAAGAAGCGGACACACAGAAGCAGCCATCGATCTTTGTAAAATGGCAGGCCTCTATCCAGCAGGCGCACTTATGGAAATCATGAATGAAGACGGCACCATGGCACGCCTGCCTGAACTGATGAAGATGGCAAAAGAATGGAACCTCAAGGTTATTTCTATTAAAGACATGATAGAATACCGGCTCAAGAAAGAATCACTCATCGAAGTGGGCGAAGAGGTTGACATGCCTACAGAATACGGCCACTTCCGCCTCATTCCATTCCGTCAGTCTAGCAATGGTCTAGAACACATGGCACTCATCAAGGGAGAATGGAAAGAAGACGAGCCTATCCTGGTCCGTGTTCACTCTTCTTGTGCTACTGGCGACATTCTGGGCAGCAAGCGTTGTGACTGCGGTCAGCAGCTCCACAAGGCCATGCAGATGATAGACGAGGCAGGAAAGGGAGTTGTTGTCTACATGCAGCAGGAAGGACGCGGCATCGGTCTGATGAACAAGATTGCAGCCTACAAGCTTCAGGAAGAAGGCTACGATACCGTTGACGCCAATACCCATCTCGGTTTCAAGCCAGACGAGCGCGACTATGGTTGCGGTGCACAGATGCTCCGTCATCTCGGTGTACACAAAATGCGTCTGCTCACCAACAATCCGGTAAAGCGCGTAGGTCTCGAAGCATACGGTTTGGAAATCGTAGAAAATGTACCTATCGAAGTTGTACCAAACAAGTACAATGAGCGTTATCTCAAGACCAAGAGAGACCGCATGGGGCACACTTTGCACCTCGGATAA
- a CDS encoding LptF/LptG family permease — MLRIKKLDIFIAKQFGLLFMGTFFICQFVLMMQFLWRYIDELIGKGLTMDVMAQFFWYMGLMLVPQALPLAILLSSLMTFGNLGESTELTAIKAAGISLMQAFRSLIVITIIIMFGSFYFQNNVGPKSNMKLAQLLISMKQKSPELEIPEGIFYDGIPNCNLYVQKKDLKTGKLYGIMIYRMTDSYEDAAIILADSGMLQSTAEKKHLVLSLYSGEWFENMQSSALANTAAVPYRRETFVSKKIILDFDGDFSMTDAASLSGNAKGKSLEKINHDIDSLNQLYDSIGRIYLNEANVRFYGGAQRINKKDSLIEIKKGEKLNFDTLYNKLPQDKKLMAVNQAQSAVQQELSDLDFKSMSTSDADYMIRQHKIEAINKFTLALSCLIFFFIGAPLGAIIRKGGLGFPVVISVLVFIVFFILDNTGYRMSRSGMWAIWFGKGLAPAVLTPLAIFVTYKATNDSSVFNMDVYKEFFMKLLGLRQKRHYFGKEVIITDPDYQADAEKLERINQDITLYNKEHKLVHLPNVINVFFKYEPDHEIERINAELEEVIEDLTNTANKYILHDMNQYPVLSVKAHTRPFERKWLNIIAAIIFPVGTLLYLRMWRFRLRLFRDLKVISQTNTDIIQRIREQKK; from the coding sequence ATGCTTAGAATTAAGAAATTAGACATATTTATTGCCAAGCAGTTTGGTCTCCTTTTCATGGGAACTTTCTTCATCTGCCAGTTTGTGCTGATGATGCAGTTCTTATGGAGATATATTGATGAACTCATCGGCAAGGGACTCACGATGGACGTGATGGCTCAATTTTTCTGGTACATGGGTCTGATGCTCGTACCACAGGCCCTGCCTTTGGCTATTCTCCTGTCTTCACTCATGACGTTCGGCAATCTCGGCGAGAGTACGGAACTTACAGCCATCAAGGCTGCAGGCATTTCACTGATGCAAGCTTTCCGCTCACTCATCGTCATCACCATCATCATCATGTTTGGCTCATTCTATTTCCAGAACAATGTGGGACCTAAGTCGAACATGAAACTGGCACAACTTCTGATTTCCATGAAACAGAAAAGCCCGGAACTGGAAATTCCGGAAGGAATCTTCTATGATGGTATTCCAAACTGCAACCTTTATGTGCAGAAGAAGGATTTGAAAACCGGAAAACTTTACGGCATTATGATTTACCGCATGACCGACAGCTATGAAGATGCCGCAATCATATTGGCAGATTCTGGCATGCTCCAGAGTACAGCAGAAAAGAAGCATCTTGTTTTGAGCCTCTACAGTGGAGAATGGTTTGAGAACATGCAAAGCAGCGCACTTGCCAATACTGCTGCCGTACCATACAGACGAGAGACTTTCGTTTCCAAAAAAATCATTCTCGACTTTGATGGAGACTTCAGTATGACCGATGCAGCTTCGCTTTCAGGAAATGCGAAGGGTAAAAGTCTGGAAAAAATCAACCACGACATCGATTCGCTCAACCAATTATATGATTCAATCGGAAGAATCTACCTGAACGAAGCCAACGTGAGATTCTATGGAGGTGCACAGCGCATCAACAAGAAGGACTCTCTCATAGAAATCAAGAAGGGCGAAAAGCTCAATTTCGACACCTTATATAATAAGTTGCCACAGGACAAGAAACTCATGGCGGTAAACCAGGCACAGTCTGCCGTACAACAGGAGCTTTCTGACCTTGATTTCAAATCGATGTCAACGAGCGATGCAGACTACATGATAAGACAGCACAAGATTGAGGCTATCAACAAGTTCACTCTAGCCCTTTCGTGTCTCATATTCTTCTTTATCGGAGCGCCATTAGGAGCCATCATCCGAAAAGGAGGACTGGGTTTCCCTGTCGTCATCTCCGTACTTGTGTTCATCGTCTTCTTTATCCTCGACAATACAGGATACAGAATGTCAAGAAGCGGAATGTGGGCCATCTGGTTCGGTAAAGGTCTTGCACCGGCAGTATTGACGCCTTTGGCTATCTTCGTAACCTACAAGGCAACCAATGACTCTTCCGTATTCAATATGGATGTTTACAAAGAGTTCTTCATGAAACTGCTCGGTTTACGACAGAAACGCCATTACTTCGGCAAGGAAGTCATCATCACCGACCCGGACTATCAGGCGGATGCAGAGAAACTGGAAAGAATCAACCAAGACATCACCTTATATAATAAGGAACACAAACTGGTTCATCTTCCAAACGTCATCAATGTATTCTTCAAATACGAGCCTGATCATGAGATAGAAAGAATCAATGCAGAATTGGAAGAGGTAATAGAAGATTTGACCAACACCGCCAACAAGTATATCCTGCACGACATGAACCAATATCCGGTTCTTTCTGTCAAGGCACATACACGCCCATTCGAGCGGAAATGGCTCAACATCATTGCAGCCATCATTTTCCCAGTGGGCACACTGCTGTACTTGAGAATGTGGCGATTCCGACTGCGCTTGTTCCGTGACCTCAAGGTCATCAGCCAGACCAATACGGACATCATCCAGCGGATTAGAGAACAGAAAAAGTAA
- a CDS encoding substrate-binding domain-containing protein: MKRKLHLIIYVAIIVLLTGCAQKPRKFVIGVSQCSEDVWRDKLNDELKMGEYLNDSLIVKLASSNDDNVLQNKQVNQFIDEGVNLLIVSPNQLSAISKSVERAYDKGIPVILYDRKTNSDKYTAFIGCDNYTIGKSMGTFIAQQLQGKGRIVEISGLEGSSPALERHRGFMDAIKPYPGLQVVASEEGNWKEEGGIQAMKRILKQTQDFDYVFAHNDCLAWGAYVAARQMRVKRNYKYTGVDGMATEGGGLELVRDGIFEASYLYPTKGDEVIALAMKILKHQPYERDNYLSTSIITQANAALTLMEARDAERQAHNLKTLHKQVDQYLSDYNSQKVMLIGLCLFLLVCLAAAALIFRGYLIKVRLNETLAKTNGELKRLNVELGEKNEELKRLNEEVLELTHSRLVFFTNISHELRTPLTLIADPVEMLLEDSGIKGKSRELLKMVQRNALALQQLVSNILDFRKIQNGKMELKLYRFDIVKTLTMWVGDFQLTAERKQIRLHLDVDDLKGSHEMIADQDKISRIVFNLLSNALKYTPAGGEIFVSLKDEGANLRLDVKDTGKGISQDEADKIFERFFQAKGAASGTGIGLALVKSFVELHHGEARVESELGKGSDFIVVIPREQEGDSQVVHNDMDIVDNSVNASASTGKNVIDESVLQYIDDGDRSRGKVQRLVSENTNRPTVLVIDDNTDIRQYERTLLQDEYVVLEAADGKEGLAVALKEVPDLVICDVMMPVMDGLELTEQLKTNTATSHIPVIMLTAKNLEEHRAEGYEHGADSYITKPFHSKVLLARIENLLRQRQLLKNLYQGTKEAEKEISEAHLEDRDKQFLKQLQAIIQKNISDSEFGVEDMGQQIGLSRVQLYRKVKAMTGSSVVDLLRKARLAKARRLLETRSMSVSEVAYEVGFSAPSYFTKCFKEEYGMLPGDVGNVMK; encoded by the coding sequence ATGAAACGAAAATTACACCTTATTATATATGTAGCGATCATCGTGTTGCTGACCGGTTGTGCTCAGAAGCCTAGGAAGTTTGTCATTGGCGTATCCCAGTGTTCGGAAGATGTCTGGCGCGATAAACTGAATGATGAACTGAAGATGGGCGAGTATCTCAACGATTCGCTTATCGTGAAACTGGCTTCTTCCAACGATGATAATGTGTTGCAGAATAAGCAAGTTAACCAGTTTATCGATGAGGGCGTAAATCTGCTTATCGTATCTCCTAATCAGCTGAGTGCTATATCCAAGTCGGTAGAGCGTGCTTACGATAAAGGTATTCCTGTGATTCTCTATGACAGGAAGACCAATTCTGATAAGTATACGGCATTTATCGGCTGCGATAACTATACTATAGGTAAATCGATGGGAACTTTTATCGCCCAGCAGCTTCAGGGAAAGGGCCGCATCGTTGAAATCAGTGGTTTGGAGGGCTCTTCGCCTGCTTTGGAGCGTCATCGTGGTTTTATGGATGCTATCAAGCCTTATCCGGGGTTACAGGTTGTAGCCTCGGAGGAAGGAAACTGGAAAGAAGAGGGTGGAATCCAGGCGATGAAACGCATATTGAAACAGACACAGGACTTTGATTATGTCTTTGCCCATAATGACTGTCTTGCCTGGGGAGCTTATGTGGCTGCCCGCCAGATGAGGGTAAAGCGTAACTATAAGTATACCGGAGTAGACGGCATGGCTACCGAAGGTGGTGGTTTGGAACTTGTGCGCGATGGTATTTTCGAAGCCTCTTATCTTTATCCTACCAAGGGTGACGAGGTCATAGCGCTTGCCATGAAGATATTGAAGCATCAGCCTTATGAACGCGACAATTATCTGAGCACTTCTATCATAACCCAGGCAAATGCTGCCCTTACATTGATGGAGGCTAGAGATGCCGAGCGTCAGGCGCACAATCTGAAGACTTTGCATAAGCAGGTAGACCAGTATCTGTCTGATTATAATTCACAGAAAGTCATGCTCATAGGTCTGTGTCTGTTCCTGCTTGTTTGCCTCGCAGCTGCGGCTTTAATTTTCAGAGGTTATCTGATAAAGGTGAGGCTGAACGAAACATTGGCTAAGACAAATGGCGAACTGAAGCGACTGAATGTAGAATTGGGTGAAAAGAATGAAGAATTGAAACGATTGAATGAGGAGGTCTTGGAACTCACTCATTCCCGTCTGGTATTCTTTACCAATATCAGTCATGAACTTCGCACGCCTTTAACCCTGATAGCCGACCCGGTAGAGATGCTGCTTGAAGATTCCGGCATCAAGGGCAAGAGCCGCGAACTCTTGAAGATGGTGCAGCGTAACGCCCTTGCTCTCCAACAGTTGGTAAGTAACATTCTTGATTTCCGTAAGATTCAGAATGGCAAGATGGAACTGAAACTCTATCGCTTCGACATTGTGAAGACCTTGACGATGTGGGTGGGCGACTTCCAGCTTACTGCCGAGCGCAAGCAGATCAGACTGCATCTGGATGTTGATGACTTGAAAGGCAGCCATGAAATGATAGCCGATCAGGATAAGATTTCCCGTATCGTGTTCAATCTGTTGAGCAATGCCTTGAAATATACGCCTGCTGGTGGCGAAATCTTTGTTTCGCTGAAAGATGAAGGTGCCAATCTCCGTCTTGATGTGAAAGATACGGGCAAGGGTATCTCGCAGGATGAGGCTGATAAGATCTTTGAACGCTTCTTCCAGGCCAAGGGTGCTGCCAGCGGTACGGGTATCGGTCTGGCTCTGGTGAAATCATTTGTAGAGTTGCATCATGGTGAGGCTAGGGTAGAAAGTGAACTGGGAAAGGGCTCTGATTTTATCGTTGTCATTCCTCGTGAGCAGGAGGGTGATTCACAAGTTGTCCACAATGATATGGATATTGTGGATAACTCTGTAAATGCTTCTGCGTCAACTGGTAAGAATGTTATAGATGAATCTGTTTTGCAATATATTGACGATGGAGACAGAAGTCGTGGAAAAGTTCAGCGGTTGGTAAGCGAGAATACCAATCGTCCTACTGTTCTGGTTATTGATGATAATACCGATATCCGTCAGTATGAGCGTACACTTTTGCAGGATGAGTATGTTGTTCTTGAGGCTGCTGATGGTAAAGAGGGGCTGGCTGTCGCCTTGAAAGAGGTGCCTGACCTGGTAATCTGCGATGTGATGATGCCTGTTATGGACGGATTGGAGTTGACAGAACAGTTGAAGACGAATACGGCTACCTCTCATATCCCTGTTATTATGCTCACTGCGAAGAACCTGGAGGAGCATCGCGCAGAGGGTTATGAGCATGGAGCAGATTCCTATATTACCAAACCATTCCACAGCAAGGTGCTTCTCGCCCGTATCGAGAATCTCTTGCGACAGCGTCAGCTCCTGAAGAATCTTTATCAGGGGACTAAAGAGGCTGAGAAGGAGATTTCTGAGGCTCATCTGGAAGATCGTGACAAGCAGTTCCTCAAGCAGCTTCAAGCCATTATTCAGAAGAATATTTCTGATAGCGAGTTTGGAGTTGAGGATATGGGACAGCAGATTGGCTTAAGCCGTGTGCAGCTCTATCGCAAGGTGAAGGCGATGACAGGCTCTTCTGTTGTTGACTTACTCCGTAAGGCTCGCCTTGCCAAGGCTAGGCGTTTGCTCGAAACCCGTAGCATGAGTGTCTCTGAAGTAGCCTATGAAGTGGGCTTCTCTGCGCCGTCTTACTTCACAAAATGTTTCAAGGAAGAGTATGGAATGTTACCTGGTGATGTAGGTAATGTGATGAAATAG
- the dinB gene encoding DNA polymerase IV, translated as MTERKIIHIDMDAFFAAVEQRDNQELRGKPVAVGFDGPRGVVSTASYEARKYGVHSAQSIAQAKQRCPNLIIVPCRHDYYAKISYQIHQIFQEYTDLIEPISIDEAFLDVTQNKKGIELAVDIAKEIKTRIKEATGLTASAGISYCKFLAKVASDYRKPDGICTIHPDKALDFIAQLPVEDFWGVGKKTLQKMHFMGIFNGADLRKVSEEHLVEMFGKAGHIFYDFARGIDERPVITYRERKSVGCEQTFLEDIYLKTAVIIELYHTVLELLERIAKSGFEGRTLTLKVKFADFTQITRSISQEKVLKKKDDILPLAKRLLKQVDYSSAHPIRLLGLSVSNASSEEARKQDKENSSFKPEYKELELEFEDWE; from the coding sequence ATGACTGAGCGAAAGATCATACATATCGACATGGATGCCTTCTTTGCTGCGGTAGAGCAAAGAGACAATCAGGAACTTCGGGGCAAACCGGTAGCGGTTGGCTTCGACGGACCTCGTGGTGTGGTTTCTACAGCCAGTTATGAGGCAAGGAAGTATGGCGTTCACTCGGCGCAATCCATCGCTCAAGCCAAGCAGCGCTGCCCTAACCTCATCATCGTGCCCTGCCGGCATGATTATTATGCTAAAATATCCTATCAGATACATCAGATATTCCAGGAATATACCGACCTCATCGAACCCATCTCCATAGATGAAGCCTTTCTTGATGTAACGCAGAATAAGAAAGGGATAGAACTGGCGGTGGATATTGCCAAAGAAATCAAAACCCGTATCAAGGAAGCAACCGGACTCACCGCCTCGGCAGGTATCAGCTACTGCAAGTTTCTCGCCAAAGTGGCTTCTGATTACCGCAAGCCCGACGGCATCTGCACCATTCATCCCGACAAGGCGCTCGATTTCATCGCCCAGCTTCCTGTAGAGGATTTCTGGGGTGTGGGCAAGAAAACACTGCAAAAGATGCATTTTATGGGTATCTTCAACGGAGCTGACCTGAGGAAAGTATCCGAAGAACATCTGGTAGAAATGTTCGGAAAAGCCGGACACATCTTCTATGATTTCGCAAGGGGGATAGATGAACGACCTGTCATCACCTACCGGGAACGGAAATCGGTAGGCTGCGAACAGACTTTCCTGGAAGATATCTATCTAAAAACGGCTGTGATTATCGAACTGTACCATACTGTACTCGAACTGCTGGAGCGCATCGCCAAAAGCGGTTTCGAAGGAAGAACCCTGACGCTGAAGGTGAAGTTTGCCGATTTCACCCAGATAACACGAAGCATCTCGCAAGAAAAGGTTCTGAAAAAGAAGGATGATATTCTACCTCTTGCCAAACGGCTGCTGAAACAGGTAGATTACTCCTCGGCTCATCCCATCCGCCTGCTTGGTCTGTCCGTAAGCAACGCCTCATCAGAAGAAGCCAGGAAGCAAGATAAGGAGAACAGCAGTTTCAAGCCCGAATACAAAGAACTGGAACTGGAATTCGAAGATTGGGAATAA
- a CDS encoding TonB-dependent receptor yields MHNFLNGKSAAMMLALSLVNVTAAFAQDDNSSAKEEGNRNVMLNAASANGPREIQIGLPSADVNVLENGLPVTYATNPHSVNTIWRGDASLSHQGLLKIAETAITTGNIGYAVNSFTQKGQKGFNGTLNYKSNHFGLQEFSLNMNGDLGSDWYYSFNMYQDFDPGTFKIKSTPYQDRTQIYKALLTKKYNGNRGEFTAMYRYANSHSVYNYATSGAPFIYVGDGSVKEYGDFKLGTTSYLPVDNDMTYRDMRTGELKQTSLYDACLNKTSEVTLMNNYRFDNGLNWKATLKYDHSRGAFVFQSPMSIIDLKSDANKGVYNYMYRDINGQTKAYDGQYVQTRMSCLNAGKIDEALFTTELSKKFSTSTFRLGVNEWFYHIDYCSNTTMYDQSVPADGSYALRIWDANKRDSYFYDFNKNASEYYKGSENKLALYFTHDWDVTNKLNLYYGARLEWQKLKGENAAVKNAKGEFVGRFADYYLGATAPDKTKIAPADLSYNWLNYDFSVAATYKLTDNFGFTGDFTYIVQHPKFEAFAPAALPNTDKISVPLGRAGIYYNNSWLSLTSLFSYISKTNNNSTLNLQHGSEIKAAPLTYDIQTWGWTTDAVAHPFKGFDFHFLFTYQKPTYKKYETSITFSDGYVGNINATGNIVAEIPQILIELDPSYMITKDIKLWTSFRYFSKTYANINEAYYFNGHWETFGGLNWQATKRLALGCTVVNFLNQTGAKGSIAGAELITKDEAKGIKNQIMTGSYLRPFTVEFTASLKF; encoded by the coding sequence ATGCACAACTTTTTAAATGGAAAGAGCGCAGCTATGATGCTTGCACTTTCATTGGTAAATGTTACAGCAGCTTTTGCACAGGATGATAATTCAAGTGCTAAGGAAGAGGGTAATCGTAATGTAATGCTTAATGCAGCCAGTGCGAATGGACCTCGTGAGATTCAGATAGGTTTGCCTTCTGCCGATGTTAACGTATTGGAGAATGGCTTACCTGTAACTTATGCAACCAATCCTCATTCTGTCAATACCATCTGGCGTGGCGATGCAAGTTTGAGCCATCAGGGATTGCTCAAGATTGCAGAGACAGCTATCACTACCGGTAATATCGGTTATGCCGTGAACTCTTTCACCCAGAAGGGTCAGAAAGGATTCAATGGTACTCTGAACTATAAGAGCAATCACTTCGGATTGCAGGAATTCTCTTTGAATATGAATGGCGATTTGGGAAGCGACTGGTATTACAGCTTTAACATGTATCAGGATTTCGACCCGGGAACCTTCAAGATCAAGTCAACTCCTTACCAGGATCGTACTCAGATTTACAAGGCGCTCCTTACCAAGAAGTATAACGGCAACCGTGGTGAGTTTACTGCCATGTATAGATATGCCAACAGCCATAGCGTATATAATTACGCTACTTCGGGTGCTCCATTCATCTATGTAGGCGATGGAAGCGTAAAGGAGTATGGCGATTTCAAGCTCGGAACTACCTCTTATCTTCCTGTAGATAATGATATGACCTATCGTGATATGCGTACTGGTGAGTTGAAGCAGACTTCTCTCTATGATGCCTGTCTGAACAAGACAAGCGAGGTAACCCTGATGAACAACTATCGTTTTGACAACGGTTTGAACTGGAAGGCTACCTTGAAGTACGATCATTCTCGCGGTGCTTTTGTATTCCAGTCACCAATGTCTATCATCGATTTGAAGAGCGATGCCAACAAGGGCGTATATAATTATATGTATCGCGACATCAACGGACAGACTAAGGCTTACGATGGTCAGTATGTTCAGACCCGTATGTCCTGTCTCAATGCCGGTAAGATTGATGAGGCTCTCTTCACCACCGAACTTAGCAAGAAATTCAGTACATCCACCTTCCGCCTCGGCGTGAATGAGTGGTTCTATCATATTGATTATTGCTCAAATACAACAATGTATGACCAGAGTGTACCTGCTGATGGAAGTTATGCCCTGCGAATTTGGGATGCAAACAAGCGCGACAGCTACTTCTACGATTTCAACAAGAACGCCTCTGAGTATTACAAGGGAAGCGAAAACAAGCTGGCTCTCTACTTCACTCACGATTGGGATGTCACCAACAAGTTGAATCTCTACTATGGTGCCCGTCTGGAGTGGCAGAAGCTGAAGGGTGAAAACGCAGCAGTGAAGAATGCAAAGGGTGAATTCGTAGGCCGTTTTGCCGATTACTATCTCGGTGCTACGGCACCAGATAAGACTAAGATTGCTCCGGCTGACTTGAGTTACAACTGGTTGAACTACGATTTCTCTGTAGCAGCAACTTATAAGTTGACCGATAACTTTGGCTTCACTGGCGATTTCACTTACATCGTTCAGCATCCTAAGTTCGAGGCTTTTGCCCCAGCTGCATTGCCAAATACGGATAAGATTTCTGTGCCACTCGGTCGTGCAGGTATCTACTACAATAACTCATGGTTGAGTTTGACATCGTTGTTCTCTTACATATCAAAGACCAACAACAACTCAACTCTGAACTTGCAGCATGGCAGTGAGATCAAGGCAGCTCCTTTGACTTACGATATCCAGACATGGGGATGGACAACCGACGCTGTGGCTCATCCATTTAAGGGATTCGATTTCCACTTCCTCTTCACTTATCAGAAGCCAACTTACAAGAAGTATGAAACCAGCATCACCTTCAGCGATGGCTATGTTGGCAACATCAATGCCACAGGTAATATCGTAGCCGAGATTCCTCAGATCCTCATCGAGTTGGACCCAAGCTACATGATTACCAAGGACATCAAGCTCTGGACCAGCTTCCGTTACTTCAGCAAGACCTACGCCAACATCAACGAGGCATATTACTTCAACGGTCACTGGGAGACTTTCGGAGGTTTGAACTGGCAGGCAACCAAGCGCTTGGCTCTCGGCTGTACCGTAGTCAACTTCCTCAATCAGACTGGTGCCAAGGGTAGTATCGCAGGTGCCGAGCTGATTACCAAGGATGAGGCAAAGGGAATCAAGAATCAGATTATGACGGGTAGCTATCTTCGTCCATTCACTGTTGAATTCACAGCTTCGCTGAAGTTCTAA